A region from the Spirochaeta thermophila DSM 6192 genome encodes:
- the frr gene encoding ribosome recycling factor, producing MEQIKIDAETRMKKSVHALKDQLATIRTGRATPALFEKITVNYYGQQTPLNQVASISAPEPRLVVIQPWDKSVLQEIEKAIQSSDLSLNPVNDGKVLRINIPPLTEERRKEYIKLAKNVAEQSRVAIRNIRRDANEALKKAEKEGQLSEDERKRGEEEIQKLTQKYIDEINNLLEAKEKEIMED from the coding sequence ATGGAACAGATCAAGATCGACGCAGAGACCAGGATGAAGAAATCGGTGCACGCGCTCAAGGATCAACTCGCCACGATACGCACGGGAAGGGCCACACCCGCCCTCTTCGAAAAGATCACGGTGAACTACTACGGCCAGCAGACACCCCTCAACCAGGTGGCCTCCATATCCGCGCCTGAACCCCGACTCGTGGTCATCCAACCATGGGACAAGAGCGTGCTCCAGGAGATCGAGAAGGCCATCCAGTCCTCAGACCTCTCCCTCAATCCCGTGAACGACGGCAAAGTCCTCCGCATCAACATCCCCCCCCTCACCGAGGAGAGGCGAAAGGAGTACATCAAGCTGGCGAAGAACGTCGCGGAACAGAGCAGGGTGGCCATCCGGAACATCCGGAGGGATGCGAACGAGGCTCTCAAGAAGGCGGAAAAAGAGGGCCAGCTGAGCGAGGACGAACGGAAACGAGGTGAGGAGGAGATCCAGAAGCTGACCCAGAAGTACATAGACGAGATCAACAATCTCCTCGAGGCCAAGGAAAAGGAGATCATGGAAGACTGA
- the uppS gene encoding polyprenyl diphosphate synthase produces the protein MDTGTSLPRHIGIIMDGNGRWATRRGLPRYKGHEEGLKATKRVVKAAAERGIPYLSLYTFSTENWKRAQEEVSFLMGLVRRYLKKEFDFYREYGIRIVHSGNLEGLPREIRRDLLDVMRDTASFTGLTLNIALNYGGRDEILRAMKRWLEEGGAPELTEESFRRYLDVPELPDPDLVIRTAGEQRLSNFLIWQAAYAEYYFTPVLWPDFSERDFDEALQDYASRTRKFGGTA, from the coding sequence ATGGACACCGGTACCTCCCTCCCCCGACACATCGGCATCATCATGGACGGCAACGGCCGCTGGGCCACCAGGAGGGGACTTCCTCGCTACAAGGGTCACGAAGAGGGCCTCAAGGCCACCAAGAGGGTGGTGAAGGCCGCCGCCGAGCGAGGTATCCCCTATCTCTCTCTCTACACCTTCTCCACCGAAAACTGGAAACGGGCACAAGAAGAGGTCTCCTTCCTCATGGGCCTGGTGAGACGCTACCTCAAGAAGGAATTCGACTTCTACAGGGAGTATGGGATCAGGATCGTCCACAGCGGCAATCTCGAAGGGCTTCCACGCGAAATCCGCCGGGATCTCCTCGACGTGATGCGGGACACCGCATCCTTCACCGGACTCACCCTCAACATAGCCCTCAACTACGGGGGGAGGGATGAAATCCTGCGGGCGATGAAACGCTGGCTCGAAGAAGGAGGAGCCCCGGAGCTCACCGAGGAGTCCTTCCGTCGCTACCTGGACGTCCCCGAGCTCCCTGATCCCGATCTCGTCATACGGACGGCCGGAGAGCAGCGCCTGAGCAACTTCCTCATCTGGCAGGCTGCCTATGCGGAGTACTATTTCACCCCGGTCCTCTGGCCGGACTTCTCGGAACGCGATTTCGACGAGGCGCTCCAGGACTACGCGAGCCGCACTCGAAAGTTCGGAGGTACCGCGTGA
- a CDS encoding phosphatidate cytidylyltransferase, translating into MSNLLQRILLFSIGLPALLALVIFLPYYNDIGINLVAIMVGGMSGLEMRRMLKEEGPRSATWAFLLGAGLPLAAYLGLLFSLGWAPVILVITLVLLATLSRETFVSRESDVPHITHRMSAAAFILLYPGAFLMFVPHITAFPRGALLMAVFILAVYLNDSMAYLTGKLWGRGGVLFISPNKSIAGFIGGFFTSPLVLLVSRALVPDVFPGPAWKALLFGSLVGIAAILGDLAESAIKRACRTKDSGAIIPGRGGILDSVDSPVFAAPVFYYLYLILFT; encoded by the coding sequence GTGAGCAATCTTCTTCAACGAATCCTGCTCTTCTCCATAGGGCTCCCCGCCCTCCTCGCACTCGTGATCTTCCTCCCCTACTACAACGACATAGGGATAAACCTGGTGGCGATCATGGTGGGGGGAATGAGCGGCCTCGAGATGAGGCGGATGCTGAAGGAGGAAGGACCTCGATCCGCAACCTGGGCCTTCCTCTTGGGCGCGGGACTCCCTCTCGCAGCCTATCTGGGGCTCCTCTTCTCATTGGGATGGGCCCCCGTGATCCTCGTGATCACCCTCGTGCTCCTTGCCACCCTCTCCCGGGAGACATTCGTCTCCCGGGAGAGCGACGTCCCCCACATCACTCACAGAATGAGCGCCGCGGCCTTCATACTCCTCTATCCCGGGGCCTTCCTCATGTTCGTCCCCCACATCACGGCCTTTCCACGGGGGGCACTCCTCATGGCCGTCTTCATACTCGCGGTCTATCTCAACGACTCAATGGCCTACCTGACCGGCAAGCTCTGGGGCAGAGGCGGGGTACTCTTCATAAGTCCCAACAAGAGCATCGCAGGATTCATAGGCGGATTTTTCACCTCCCCACTCGTCCTCCTCGTCTCCCGCGCGCTCGTTCCCGACGTATTCCCCGGACCAGCGTGGAAGGCCCTCCTCTTCGGAAGCCTCGTCGGCATCGCTGCCATCCTGGGGGATCTCGCCGAGTCGGCCATCAAACGGGCGTGTAGGACCAAAGACTCCGGCGCCATCATCCCCGGACGGGGGGGCATCCTGGACTCGGTGGACTCCCCCGTGTTCGCAGCACCGGTCTTCTATTACCTCTACCTCATCCTCTTCACCTAG
- the dxr gene encoding 1-deoxy-D-xylulose-5-phosphate reductoisomerase, which translates to MKKRIIVLGCTGSIGRNALEVVRAYPERLEVVGLSAHTRDRELLAAAREFGVERLALTGKRGGGVPYEGEEGLLHLIEETEADIVVNGIAGTRGLIPSLKALETGKDLALANKESLVVAGELLLETATRNGRHILPVDSEHAAIFSLLRNVPPDAVKALYLTASGGALRDIPLSRLEEITPEEALRHPTWEMGPKITIDSATLANKGLEVIEAAVLFGVPPESVRVVIHPQSVVHGLILLRDGSWHAQMSTPDMRLPIQQALFHPEVPPQAPAPLLLEEGLDLSFRPVDGRRYPMLELAYQALASQGKRIAFNAANEEAVRAFLEGRISFPRIAQVVESVLAREWPSPQGGISPILALDAEVRRVTEGILKERSGHAS; encoded by the coding sequence ATGAAGAAACGGATCATCGTCCTCGGATGCACGGGAAGCATCGGAAGGAACGCCCTGGAAGTGGTGCGGGCCTATCCCGAGCGCCTCGAGGTGGTGGGTCTCTCGGCGCATACCAGGGATCGGGAGCTCCTCGCGGCCGCCCGGGAGTTCGGCGTGGAACGCCTGGCGCTCACAGGAAAACGAGGCGGAGGGGTCCCTTACGAGGGCGAGGAAGGTCTCCTCCACCTCATAGAGGAGACCGAAGCCGACATCGTGGTGAACGGTATCGCGGGGACGAGAGGCTTGATCCCCTCCCTCAAGGCCCTCGAGACCGGGAAGGACCTCGCCCTCGCCAACAAAGAGAGCCTCGTGGTGGCGGGAGAACTCCTCCTCGAGACGGCCACCAGGAACGGGCGGCACATCCTTCCCGTGGATTCCGAACACGCAGCCATCTTCTCTCTGCTCCGGAATGTTCCTCCGGATGCAGTGAAGGCCCTCTATCTCACCGCCTCCGGGGGAGCACTGCGGGATATCCCCCTCTCACGACTCGAGGAGATCACCCCCGAAGAGGCGCTCAGACATCCCACCTGGGAGATGGGCCCCAAGATCACCATCGACTCGGCCACCCTCGCGAACAAAGGACTCGAGGTGATCGAGGCCGCGGTCCTCTTCGGGGTGCCCCCCGAATCCGTACGGGTGGTCATCCACCCCCAGAGCGTGGTACACGGTCTCATCCTGCTCCGTGACGGGTCGTGGCACGCTCAGATGAGCACCCCGGACATGCGACTTCCCATCCAACAGGCCCTGTTCCATCCCGAGGTCCCACCCCAGGCCCCCGCTCCGCTTCTCCTGGAGGAGGGACTCGACCTCAGCTTCAGACCGGTGGACGGGCGGCGGTACCCCATGCTCGAGCTCGCCTACCAGGCTCTCGCTTCACAGGGGAAGCGCATCGCCTTCAATGCAGCAAACGAAGAGGCCGTCCGGGCCTTCCTCGAGGGCAGGATCTCCTTCCCCCGGATCGCCCAGGTGGTGGAATCCGTACTCGCCAGGGAATGGCCTTCCCCTCAGGGAGGGATCTCCCCTATACTGGCACTGGATGCCGAAGTGCGCAGGGTGACGGAAGGTATCCTGAAAGAGAGGAGTGGTCATGCTTCTTAA
- the rseP gene encoding RIP metalloprotease RseP, which translates to MLLKIALGLVGLGVVVFFHELGHYLAARIVGIHVEAFSIGFGRPLLRFNRKDTVYQLGWIPFGGFCRLKGEHALQEALAKGLPEIPKEPHSFFAAPPLARIFVSLAGPLGNLVFAILVVGMLWTVGFPVRSPGTTIVLESDYPLVTAEGYAYPATEAGLRTGDTILAVNGSRIRTFSELSELILLEGNEPLVVEVDRNGTRLTFTVTPAINPETGLPRIGVYAWIDPVVERVQEGSSAAIAGIRPGDRILAVDGVPVPHTIALHSYLSTRNPRKVSLSVARGGAPISVDLIPHYENGAPVLGIQFAVPMVTLKAPPLEALVRSWNQITLVVRETLRGLVDMVRGRPAGEVMGPLRISYAVGDVITQGVSSGGAAGIVPAVQFLAFISIALAVFNLLPLPVFDGGHILIYSIEFLSRRALPPRVLYRYQMIGGMIIMALAVVILFMDIFSLAGWH; encoded by the coding sequence ATGCTTCTTAAGATAGCCCTGGGACTCGTGGGACTCGGCGTCGTGGTCTTCTTCCACGAACTGGGACACTACCTCGCGGCCAGGATCGTGGGGATACACGTCGAGGCCTTTTCCATAGGATTCGGCCGCCCCCTGCTCCGATTCAACAGGAAAGACACCGTCTATCAACTGGGATGGATCCCCTTCGGAGGCTTCTGTCGTCTCAAGGGCGAACACGCCCTCCAGGAAGCCCTCGCCAAGGGACTCCCCGAGATCCCCAAGGAACCTCATTCATTCTTCGCGGCCCCGCCTCTCGCACGCATCTTCGTGAGCCTGGCAGGTCCCCTCGGAAACCTGGTCTTCGCCATCCTGGTGGTGGGGATGCTCTGGACCGTGGGCTTCCCGGTCCGCTCTCCAGGCACCACCATCGTCCTGGAATCCGACTATCCCCTCGTCACCGCAGAGGGCTACGCCTATCCCGCCACCGAAGCCGGCCTCAGGACAGGGGACACGATCCTCGCCGTCAACGGCTCCCGGATCCGCACCTTCAGCGAGCTCTCCGAGCTCATCCTCCTGGAGGGGAACGAACCCCTCGTCGTGGAAGTGGACCGGAACGGGACGAGACTCACCTTTACCGTCACTCCCGCGATCAACCCCGAGACGGGACTTCCCCGCATCGGAGTGTACGCATGGATCGACCCGGTGGTGGAACGCGTACAGGAGGGGAGCAGCGCCGCGATCGCCGGCATCAGGCCTGGAGACAGGATACTCGCCGTCGACGGCGTCCCCGTTCCCCACACCATCGCCCTCCACTCTTATCTCTCCACCCGGAATCCCCGGAAGGTCTCCCTCTCGGTGGCGAGGGGAGGCGCTCCCATCTCCGTGGACCTCATCCCCCACTACGAGAACGGGGCACCGGTCCTCGGGATACAGTTCGCGGTCCCGATGGTCACCCTCAAGGCCCCCCCTCTCGAGGCCCTCGTCCGCTCGTGGAACCAGATCACCCTGGTGGTGAGGGAGACTCTCCGGGGGCTCGTCGACATGGTGAGAGGGAGACCCGCAGGAGAGGTGATGGGGCCCTTGCGGATCAGCTACGCTGTAGGTGACGTGATCACCCAGGGCGTCTCCTCGGGAGGTGCGGCAGGCATCGTCCCGGCCGTCCAGTTCCTCGCCTTCATCAGCATCGCGCTCGCGGTCTTCAACCTCCTCCCCCTTCCCGTATTCGACGGAGGACACATCCTCATCTACTCGATAGAGTTCCTGAGCAGGAGGGCTCTCCCACCTCGAGTCCTCTACCGCTACCAGATGATAGGAGGGATGATCATCATGGCCCTCGCCGTGGTGATCCTCTTCATGGACATATTCTCGCTCGCCGGCTGGCACTAG
- a CDS encoding WD40 repeat domain-containing protein, whose translation MKRIMYIFFILGFCALALPGFQSSVVVQTPHSDTILDIDVHPSMPLLFSAGADGCVLVYDTERNLVIRRLQVSPYSLERIAVHPDGEEIAVLVHTGDDAYLLEGYEWRSGKRLFSRRLQERPLSLSYSPKGTYIGLTFPTWRSFSPYSSKGTPISFFSQGFGIVSFFFFSSTESTLVTYTPASSLLIYWDTKTRREKARVSLQEKIEDPVLYSPRLLVGKTQEGLVVLDMVTGKVFADVPLREIRHILVDPGKEIVVVQGSSFPSLIRYRFQGQSLVEEERIPLAGILSSAVSLALKDGRLYAGMNDGSVRSFSMATKSETAITTHLETSITDLAVHADRIFCSTRDFVVEWDTASIGGRTEQLVTSRRLALPFQRNTALSIAGDTLAVWTTAPPDPPVVMFYDLSSRSLKGQYRALSTYPSGVLLDEERIIILERNTSIRVLDPVTLGETLRIPGNGILDMALSDELLFAGRTQTSLTPYSLLKIDLLFGETLPLENRMSVIYRLVLDPSRNVLYGLGLTQDHVTAIELFRISGERISSSRVYTSTIFDPEGDITFDPDTGSLYTTAGYTTPLLLSGSRRLLFEATSHLPRRLFLSRGILYAINRDGSVSIWDANTRAHLYDVLLFTDGEWLIEGRDGLLLSSSERVKERFLPLK comes from the coding sequence ATGAAACGCATCATGTACATCTTCTTCATCCTCGGATTCTGTGCACTCGCACTCCCCGGTTTCCAGTCCTCGGTGGTGGTCCAGACACCCCACAGTGATACCATCCTCGACATCGACGTCCATCCTTCGATGCCCCTCCTCTTTTCCGCCGGTGCAGACGGCTGCGTCCTGGTCTACGACACCGAGCGGAATCTCGTCATCCGCCGGCTCCAGGTCTCACCCTACTCGCTGGAAAGGATCGCCGTCCATCCCGACGGGGAGGAAATCGCGGTGCTCGTCCACACCGGAGACGACGCCTACCTGCTCGAGGGGTACGAGTGGCGTTCCGGCAAGCGATTGTTCTCCCGACGCCTCCAGGAGAGACCCCTCTCCCTCTCGTACTCCCCGAAGGGGACCTACATAGGACTCACCTTCCCGACCTGGCGGAGCTTCTCCCCCTACTCCTCGAAAGGCACCCCCATCTCCTTCTTCAGCCAGGGATTCGGTATCGTCTCGTTCTTCTTTTTCTCATCCACCGAGTCCACCCTGGTCACCTACACCCCCGCATCCTCCCTCCTCATCTACTGGGACACGAAGACGAGAAGGGAAAAAGCCCGCGTGAGCCTCCAGGAGAAGATCGAAGATCCTGTGCTCTACAGTCCCCGTCTCCTCGTGGGGAAGACGCAGGAGGGGCTCGTGGTGCTCGATATGGTGACCGGGAAGGTGTTCGCGGACGTCCCCCTCAGGGAGATCAGGCACATCCTGGTCGACCCGGGGAAAGAGATCGTGGTGGTACAGGGCTCCTCGTTCCCCTCCCTCATCCGGTACAGGTTCCAGGGACAGAGCCTCGTGGAGGAGGAGAGGATACCCCTCGCAGGAATCCTCTCCTCGGCGGTCTCCCTCGCACTGAAGGACGGTAGGCTCTACGCTGGCATGAACGACGGAAGCGTACGAAGCTTCTCGATGGCGACGAAGTCCGAGACCGCGATCACCACCCACCTCGAGACATCGATCACCGATCTGGCGGTTCATGCGGATCGGATCTTCTGCAGCACCAGGGATTTCGTGGTCGAGTGGGACACCGCTTCCATAGGGGGCCGTACCGAACAGCTCGTGACCTCCCGACGGCTGGCCCTCCCCTTCCAGAGGAACACCGCCCTCTCCATAGCGGGAGACACCCTCGCCGTGTGGACCACCGCCCCCCCCGATCCGCCCGTGGTCATGTTCTACGACCTCTCCTCCCGGTCGCTCAAGGGGCAGTACCGCGCCCTCTCCACCTACCCCTCCGGTGTGCTCCTCGACGAGGAACGCATCATCATACTCGAACGCAACACCTCCATCCGCGTCCTCGACCCTGTCACCCTCGGCGAGACCCTCCGGATACCCGGCAACGGCATACTCGACATGGCCCTCTCGGACGAACTCCTCTTCGCAGGGAGGACCCAGACGTCCCTTACCCCCTACTCCCTCCTCAAGATCGACCTGCTCTTCGGGGAGACCCTCCCGCTCGAGAACCGGATGTCGGTGATCTACCGGCTCGTACTGGATCCTTCCCGGAACGTGCTCTACGGGCTCGGCCTCACCCAGGATCACGTGACGGCCATCGAGCTCTTCCGCATCTCGGGGGAACGGATCTCCTCGTCCCGTGTGTACACGAGCACGATCTTCGATCCGGAAGGGGACATCACCTTCGATCCCGACACAGGCTCCCTCTACACCACCGCAGGATACACCACCCCCCTCCTCCTGTCGGGATCGAGGCGGCTCCTGTTCGAAGCCACCAGTCACCTTCCCCGAAGGCTCTTCCTCTCGAGGGGAATCCTCTACGCCATCAACAGGGACGGGAGCGTCTCCATCTGGGACGCGAACACCCGGGCGCACCTCTACGACGTGCTGCTCTTCACCGACGGGGAGTGGCTCATCGAGGGAAGAGACGGCCTGCTCCTCTCCTCTTCGGAGCGGGTGAAGGAGAGGTTCCTTCCCCTCAAGTGA
- the dnaB gene encoding replicative DNA helicase, with the protein MSSDPVIDRALPSTGKGFVPPHDEAAEKATLGALLLNPETLPVVLPYLRPEDFYRRAHRNIYQAVLDLFDRGEAIDILTVTEELKARDLLKESGGAAYIASLTSEVPTTANVEYYARIVQDRSIRRRLITVAQQAVADAYDEGKEIRLTIEEAERQIFELTELGTTSTVKHTRELLTETINIIERWYKTKDTYTGIPTGFSDLDNLLTGFQRSEFIVIGARPSVGKTALALSMAANIAIRKKVPVGFFTLEMADMALMLRLVASEARINFHHIRTGLLKPADFQKIMEAAGEIYEAPLYIVDVPNLRLLDLRAQARRMRLQFGVEIIFIDYLTLITAENQALARHEQIAEISRSLKALARELDIPVVALSQLRRETEGKRPTLADIRESGSIEQDADVVIFIHRERPTDRSADEEHPHEIETELIVAKQRNGPIGTVKLAFLPQYTRFESLTRHS; encoded by the coding sequence ATGAGCAGTGACCCTGTCATAGATCGCGCCCTTCCCTCCACAGGGAAGGGTTTCGTACCTCCTCACGACGAAGCAGCGGAAAAGGCCACGCTGGGGGCGCTCCTCCTCAATCCCGAGACGCTCCCGGTGGTGCTCCCTTATCTCCGGCCGGAGGACTTCTACCGGCGGGCTCATAGAAACATCTATCAGGCTGTGCTGGACCTCTTCGATCGAGGTGAGGCCATCGACATCCTCACCGTGACCGAGGAACTCAAGGCGAGGGACCTCCTCAAGGAGAGCGGCGGGGCTGCGTACATCGCCTCTCTCACCTCGGAGGTGCCCACCACTGCAAACGTGGAGTACTACGCCCGGATCGTCCAGGACAGGAGCATCCGCAGGCGGCTCATCACGGTGGCTCAGCAGGCGGTGGCAGACGCCTACGACGAGGGGAAGGAGATCCGGCTCACCATAGAGGAGGCGGAGCGCCAGATATTCGAGCTCACCGAGCTCGGTACCACCTCCACGGTGAAGCACACGAGGGAGCTCCTCACCGAGACCATCAATATCATCGAGCGCTGGTACAAGACGAAGGACACCTACACCGGCATTCCCACTGGATTCTCCGATCTCGACAACCTCCTCACCGGATTCCAGCGTTCTGAGTTCATCGTGATCGGCGCACGGCCCTCGGTCGGAAAGACCGCCCTGGCCCTCTCCATGGCCGCCAACATCGCCATCCGCAAGAAGGTGCCGGTCGGCTTCTTCACCCTGGAGATGGCGGACATGGCCCTCATGCTCAGGCTCGTGGCGAGCGAGGCGAGGATCAATTTCCATCATATCCGGACCGGGCTCCTCAAGCCCGCGGATTTCCAGAAGATCATGGAGGCTGCGGGCGAGATCTACGAGGCCCCCCTCTACATCGTGGACGTGCCCAACCTGCGGCTCCTCGATCTCCGGGCGCAGGCCAGACGGATGAGGCTTCAGTTCGGGGTGGAGATCATCTTCATCGACTACCTCACCCTCATCACGGCCGAGAACCAGGCCCTCGCACGGCACGAACAGATCGCCGAGATCAGCCGCTCGCTCAAGGCACTGGCCCGCGAGCTCGACATCCCGGTGGTGGCCCTCTCCCAGCTCAGGCGGGAGACCGAGGGGAAGCGTCCGACGCTCGCGGACATCCGAGAGTCGGGTTCCATCGAGCAGGACGCCGACGTGGTGATCTTCATCCACAGGGAGCGACCCACGGACAGGAGTGCGGACGAGGAGCATCCGCACGAGATAGAGACCGAGCTCATCGTGGCGAAGCAGCGTAACGGTCCGATCGGCACGGTGAAGCTGGCCTTCCTTCCTCAATACACCCGTTTCGAATCCCTCACGCGTCACTCGTGA
- the rplI gene encoding 50S ribosomal protein L9 encodes MKATKVILVQDVPNLGEEGDVKLVAPGYARNYLIPRGLALLWNRANVALIESRRHQIQKRKEEKRKKAMDLKARLESEPLELVMPAGEKGKLFGSVTAAVIVEALQKKGIQIERKRVEVPGHGIKMVGTYKVPVHIYEDQRATLTVLVKAQGSGNGKTAGEETSEASDEAVSTQAE; translated from the coding sequence ATGAAAGCAACGAAGGTGATCCTCGTTCAGGACGTGCCTAACCTCGGAGAAGAAGGAGACGTGAAACTCGTCGCTCCTGGATATGCACGGAACTATCTCATTCCTCGGGGCCTCGCCCTTCTCTGGAACAGGGCGAACGTCGCCCTCATCGAGAGCCGACGACACCAGATCCAGAAGCGGAAGGAAGAGAAACGGAAGAAGGCCATGGATCTGAAGGCGCGCCTCGAGAGCGAGCCCCTCGAACTCGTGATGCCCGCCGGTGAGAAGGGCAAGCTCTTCGGTTCGGTGACGGCTGCGGTGATCGTGGAGGCCCTCCAGAAGAAGGGTATACAGATCGAGCGGAAGAGGGTCGAGGTCCCCGGTCACGGGATCAAGATGGTGGGTACCTACAAGGTCCCGGTGCACATCTACGAGGACCAGCGCGCCACACTCACTGTGCTGGTGAAGGCGCAGGGAAGCGGGAACGGGAAAACTGCTGGAGAGGAGACGTCAGAGGCTTCGGACGAAGCCGTCTCCACACAGGCAGAATGA
- the rpsR gene encoding 30S ribosomal protein S18, whose protein sequence is MSDDVRTEERNENGSREEQREQRPQRGPQDQPRRPYFRKKVDKIALYKLEIDYKKPEVLRQFLTENGKILPRRITGTSAKNQRRLVREIKKARILALLPMG, encoded by the coding sequence ATGTCCGACGATGTGAGAACCGAAGAGAGGAACGAGAATGGCTCCAGGGAGGAGCAAAGGGAACAGCGGCCGCAGAGGGGGCCCCAGGACCAGCCGCGGCGCCCCTATTTCCGGAAAAAGGTCGACAAGATAGCCCTCTACAAGCTCGAGATCGACTACAAGAAGCCGGAGGTGCTCCGTCAGTTCCTCACGGAGAACGGCAAGATCCTCCCGAGGAGGATCACCGGGACCTCGGCAAAGAACCAGAGGAGGCTGGTACGGGAGATCAAGAAGGCCAGGATCCTGGCGCTCCTTCCTATGGGTTGA
- the ssb gene encoding single-stranded DNA-binding protein — protein MADINSVVLVGRVVRDAELRYSPSGTPVCKFSLAVNRDKREGDSWSEEVNFFDIVLFGRLGEAVARYLVKGKQVAVQGELRQDRWEREGQTVSRVEIVANNLRLLGGGGTGGGQDRPAPSGGGASTPPAAGEPDFEDDIPF, from the coding sequence ATGGCAGACATAAACAGTGTGGTCCTGGTGGGAAGGGTCGTGAGAGATGCGGAGCTCAGATACTCTCCCTCGGGGACCCCTGTGTGCAAGTTCTCCCTCGCTGTCAATCGTGACAAGCGTGAAGGCGATTCCTGGTCGGAAGAGGTCAACTTCTTCGATATCGTGCTTTTCGGACGCCTCGGTGAGGCGGTGGCGCGGTATCTGGTGAAGGGAAAGCAGGTCGCCGTGCAGGGGGAGCTCAGACAGGATCGATGGGAGCGCGAAGGCCAGACGGTGAGCAGGGTGGAGATCGTGGCCAACAATCTCCGTCTCCTGGGAGGCGGGGGGACGGGCGGTGGACAGGACAGACCTGCTCCGTCCGGCGGTGGGGCGTCCACCCCACCGGCTGCGGGTGAGCCCGATTTCGAAGACGATATACCCTTCTAA
- the rpsF gene encoding 30S ribosomal protein S6 has product MTSLAISLKMVRQAEKRRKTVRTYELVCVFRSEQELYAQGKQKTVEVLSKHEAQIQKEEDMGERQLAYQIKKQTRGHYYVWVFNAKPEIISKLEHDLKYIPEVLRFLVTRVDTK; this is encoded by the coding sequence ATGACCTCTTTAGCCATCTCGTTGAAGATGGTTCGCCAGGCCGAGAAGAGGAGGAAGACGGTGCGGACGTATGAACTCGTGTGTGTGTTTCGTAGCGAGCAGGAGCTCTATGCGCAAGGGAAACAGAAGACGGTAGAGGTCCTGAGCAAGCACGAGGCGCAGATTCAAAAAGAAGAGGACATGGGTGAGCGACAGCTCGCCTATCAAATCAAAAAACAGACGCGCGGTCACTACTATGTGTGGGTGTTCAATGCAAAGCCGGAGATCATCTCGAAACTCGAACACGATCTCAAGTACATCCCTGAGGTGTTGCGCTTCCTGGTGACCAGGGTCGACACCAAGTGA